From Pseudorca crassidens isolate mPseCra1 chromosome 7, mPseCra1.hap1, whole genome shotgun sequence, a single genomic window includes:
- the LOC137227289 gene encoding uncharacterized protein, producing the protein MRKLRRLHFWGMSGAESEFAPGSVAVLGGVLQTQRALTVSALVTPPALTGSPPWTLCRPLGRTFCSGPRSQSGLGLLRSLAPGPCACQGQPLDCASQGCVCPGQPGSELHPPVLGRARGPVLVKPSVVSLLWPFQDWRWGCQQEAPPLRVLVSHLTSDPRPLTTCSPETLPEAPHPAWLPWGTLSVQGQFRGAGACGHPPLEGTVPLVSRSGKLFANSQAPVPVRALPVDFHIEGTTCSPFWFFLVPEGFTTWLQHPCCTEWPGHVSELVTGVPGTELPLRAGEQPVLLPVRPSSPLGVPVLCFRGVCVGSEGSP; encoded by the coding sequence ATGCGGAAGTTGAGACGCCTCCACTTTTGGGGAATGTCCGGAGCTGAGTCTGAGTTTGCTCCTGGGAGTGTGGCCGTGCTGGGAGGTGTCCTGCAGACTCAGAGGGCGTTGACAGTGTCAGCCCTTGTGACACCCCCGGCCCTCACTGGGTCACCTCCCTGGACCCTGTGCCGCCCTCTGGGAAGGACGTTCTGCTCAGGCCCGAGAAGCCAGTCAGGCCTGGGGTTGCTTCGCTCTTTGGCCCCCGGCCCCTGCGCTTGCCAGGGTCAGCCCCTCGACTGTGCCTCCCAGGGCTGCGTCTGCCCTGGGCAGCCCGGGTCCGAGCTGCATCCTCCTGTCCTGGGCCGTGCACGGGGCCCAGTCCTGGTGAAACCTTCGGTCGTGTCCCTCCTGTGGCCTTTCCAGGACTGGAGATGGGGGTGTCAGCAGGAAGCACCGCCTCTGCGGGTCTTAGTGTCACATCTGACATCAGACCCCCGGCCTCTCACCACCTGCTCCCCAGAGACCCTGCCCGAGGCCCCCCACCCAGCCTGGCTCCCTTGGGGGACACTTAGTGTCCAGGGCCAGTTTCGCGGTGCCGGCGCCTGTGGACACCCTCCTCTGGAAGGCACTGTGCCTCTGGTCTCGAGGTCGGGAAAGCTCTTCGCTAATTCCCAGGCCCCAGTTCCGGTCAGGGCCCTTCCCGTGGATTTCCACATTGAGGGAACCACGTGCAGTCCCTTCTGGTTCTTCCTGGTTCCAGAAGGTTTCACCACTTGGCTCCAACACCCTTGTTGTACAGAGTGGCCAGGACACGTATCAGAGCTGGTCACAGGTGTCCCGGGCACTGAGCTGCCTCTGCGTGCTGGTGAGCAGCCAGTGCTCCTGCCTGTGCGTCCATCTTCCCCGCTGGGCGTTCCTGTCCTGTGCTTTCGGGGCGTGTGTGTGGGATCTGAGGGTTCTCCCTAA